Proteins encoded in a region of the Streptomyces sp. V4I8 genome:
- the ltrA gene encoding group II intron reverse transcriptase/maturase: MDGVTIEQFEQNLSRNLFKLWNRMSSGSYFPPAVKAVEIPKAGGKGVRVLGIPSVSDRIAQTVAAMYLERRVEPVFHPDSYGYRPRRSALDAVEQCRRRCWRSDWVVDLDIRAFFDSVDHELMLRAVERHVDEDGKWVLLYVKRWLVAPLAKPDGSVQQRERGTPQGSAISPVLANLYLHYAFDAWLVREFPHVAFERYCDDAVIHCKSESQARRVRDALAQRLAQVGLELHPDKTRIVYCKDADRRGSYEHTSFTFLGYTFRPRLAKNRYGKHFVNFLPAVSRAAIKAMGKEMRSWRIAQRSDKSLMDLARMFNSVVQGWINYYGRFYKSMLYPLLRRINRMLVGAGLARSTNDYAAGRNARENYWRARPAGIPTCSPIGGSASNLMAGQREPCEPRGSRTVLRAAAGAIPAADSPCRDVHQP; the protein is encoded by the coding sequence GTGGACGGCGTCACGATCGAGCAGTTCGAGCAGAACCTTTCGAGGAACCTGTTCAAGCTGTGGAATCGGATGTCGTCCGGTTCGTACTTCCCTCCGGCGGTGAAAGCCGTCGAGATCCCCAAGGCGGGCGGAAAAGGTGTCCGTGTCCTTGGGATTCCTTCTGTGTCTGACCGGATCGCGCAGACGGTGGCCGCAATGTATTTGGAGAGACGGGTGGAGCCTGTGTTCCATCCGGACTCCTACGGCTACCGGCCCAGGCGGTCGGCGTTGGACGCGGTGGAGCAGTGCCGGCGGCGTTGCTGGCGCAGCGACTGGGTGGTCGATCTCGACATCCGGGCGTTCTTCGACAGCGTGGACCATGAGCTGATGCTCAGGGCTGTTGAGCGGCATGTCGATGAGGACGGGAAGTGGGTCCTGCTCTACGTCAAGCGGTGGCTTGTGGCTCCGCTGGCGAAGCCGGACGGCTCGGTGCAGCAACGGGAAAGGGGGACTCCTCAGGGGTCGGCTATTTCTCCCGTATTGGCGAATCTATATCTGCACTACGCGTTCGATGCGTGGCTCGTGCGGGAGTTCCCGCACGTCGCCTTCGAGCGGTACTGCGATGATGCGGTAATCCACTGCAAGAGCGAAAGCCAGGCCCGTCGCGTACGGGATGCTCTCGCGCAGCGATTGGCGCAGGTCGGTCTGGAGTTGCATCCGGACAAGACGCGCATCGTCTACTGCAAGGACGCGGACCGGCGGGGCTCGTACGAGCACACGTCGTTCACGTTCCTCGGGTATACGTTCCGGCCCAGGCTGGCCAAGAACCGGTACGGGAAGCATTTCGTGAACTTCCTGCCCGCGGTCAGCAGGGCGGCGATCAAGGCGATGGGCAAGGAAATGCGTTCCTGGCGCATCGCCCAGCGCAGTGACAAGTCCCTGATGGACCTTGCGCGGATGTTCAACAGCGTCGTGCAGGGATGGATCAACTATTACGGGCGCTTCTACAAGTCCATGTTGTATCCCCTCCTCCGGCGCATCAACAGAATGTTGGTGGGGGCTGGGCTTGCCAGAAGTACAAACGACTACGCCGCCGGGAGAAACGCGCGGGAGAACTACTGGCGGGCACGGCCCGCCGGTATCCCAACATGTTCGCCCATTGGCGGTTCGGCCTCAAACCTGATGGCTGGGCAACGGGAGCCGTGTGAGCCGAGAGGCTCCCGCACGGTTCTGCGAGCGGCGGCGGGTGCGATTCCCGCCGCCGACTCACCTTGTCGCGATGTGCACCAGCCGTGA
- a CDS encoding IS1634 family transposase, with protein sequence MRTTKRENKSGTVRYLHLAHNEWDPVKGRAVPKVLFTFGREDELDRDAIRRLVASLSRLLEPGEALEAGTTPGLEFTGSVPFGGAYVLDHLWHRLKIDQIVSGVGQPKRGRPRDMSATERVLFALVANRALAPSSKLAAAEWITHDVHIDSLPEAGEQSCYRAMDWLHEVKDDLEKQVFDEVANLLNLEVDLLFFDTTSTYFELEEPDESVARDEKGHRRDDAGDEGQDVGDAAKPAGFRTHGKSKDSRDDLPQIVIGLAVTRDGIPVRVWSWPGNASDQTLIRQVKDDMRDWTLSKIVWVADRGFSSDRNRRYLRSGTDAYIIGEKLRTTSPEVKQALSRQGRYQDITGHMRVKEVRISDTERFVICHNPEAADRDQHMREQLVAQLQELIADTDKLSDFKRGELRGKIAAKPGLNRYLRITPAGKLRVDQTKVKAEENRDGKYLLRCSDPKLSAEDIARGYKALLEVERGWRDMKQVIDLRPVYHRLEERIRAHVLLCWLALLLIRIAETATGETWPRIRRELDRLHLGTFTGPTGTFQQVTTPTKPQQDLLTKLQIPTPKQIAGLQPAPR encoded by the coding sequence GTGAGGACGACCAAGCGGGAGAACAAGTCCGGGACGGTGCGGTACCTGCACCTGGCCCACAACGAGTGGGACCCGGTCAAGGGCCGGGCCGTGCCGAAGGTGCTGTTCACCTTCGGCCGGGAGGACGAGTTGGACCGCGACGCGATCCGGCGGCTGGTCGCGTCCTTGTCGCGGCTGCTGGAGCCCGGCGAGGCCCTGGAAGCGGGCACCACGCCGGGGCTGGAGTTCACCGGCTCGGTCCCGTTCGGCGGGGCCTACGTCCTGGACCACCTGTGGCACCGACTGAAGATCGACCAGATCGTGTCCGGGGTCGGGCAGCCCAAGCGGGGGCGGCCCCGGGACATGTCCGCGACCGAGCGGGTGTTGTTCGCGCTGGTCGCCAACCGCGCGCTGGCCCCGTCCTCGAAGCTCGCCGCCGCCGAGTGGATCACCCACGACGTGCACATCGACTCGCTGCCCGAGGCCGGCGAGCAGTCCTGCTACCGGGCGATGGACTGGCTCCACGAGGTCAAGGACGACCTGGAGAAGCAGGTCTTCGACGAGGTCGCGAACCTGCTGAACCTGGAAGTGGACCTGCTGTTCTTCGACACCACCAGCACCTACTTCGAACTCGAGGAACCCGACGAGTCCGTCGCCCGCGACGAGAAGGGCCACCGCCGGGACGACGCCGGCGACGAGGGCCAGGACGTCGGGGACGCGGCCAAGCCGGCCGGGTTCCGCACGCACGGCAAGTCGAAGGACTCCCGCGACGACCTGCCCCAGATCGTGATCGGCCTGGCGGTCACCCGCGACGGCATCCCGGTCCGCGTCTGGTCCTGGCCCGGAAATGCCTCGGACCAGACCCTGATCCGGCAGGTCAAGGACGACATGCGCGACTGGACCCTCTCCAAGATCGTGTGGGTCGCCGACCGCGGCTTCTCATCTGACCGCAACCGCCGCTACCTGCGCAGCGGCACCGACGCCTACATCATCGGCGAGAAGCTCCGCACCACATCCCCCGAGGTCAAGCAGGCCCTGTCCCGACAGGGCCGCTACCAGGACATCACCGGCCACATGCGCGTCAAGGAGGTACGGATCAGCGACACCGAACGGTTCGTCATCTGCCACAACCCCGAAGCCGCCGACCGCGACCAGCACATGCGCGAGCAACTCGTCGCCCAACTCCAAGAGCTGATCGCCGATACCGACAAGCTCAGCGACTTCAAGCGCGGCGAGCTACGCGGCAAGATCGCCGCCAAGCCCGGCCTGAACCGCTACCTGCGCATCACCCCCGCCGGGAAGCTCCGCGTCGACCAGACCAAGGTCAAAGCCGAGGAGAACCGCGACGGCAAGTACCTGCTGCGCTGCTCGGACCCCAAGCTCTCCGCCGAGGACATCGCGCGCGGCTACAAGGCCCTCCTGGAAGTCGAGCGTGGCTGGCGGGACATGAAGCAGGTCATCGACCTGCGGCCGGTCTACCACCGGCTCGAGGAACGCATCCGCGCCCACGTCCTGCTGTGCTGGCTCGCGCTCCTGCTCATCCGCATCGCGGAGACCGCCACCGGCGAGACCTGGCCCAGGATCCGCCGCGAGCTCGACCGCCTCCACCTGGGCACCTTCACCGGCCCCACCGGCACGTTCCAGCAGGTCACCACCCCCACCAAGCCCCAGCAGGACCTCCTCACCAAGCTGCAGATCCCCACCCCCAAGCAGATCGCCGGCCTTCAGCCCGCACCACGCTGA
- a CDS encoding IS1380 family transposase, protein MSKRTEWADDLSLSASGKKLVGKAGIVPVRRLADKVGLTDALGAALVRRGFRPVHDRGTVLVSAACAVLLGARSMAGIDVMRQTSLVLGSPASASTLWRTLEAIGPVQLTKIASARARTRIHVHQQLDLRPGGFPWIKVNGRELTGVTVLDLDASVVPAHSGKEGAEPNFKGYGHHPLLMFCDNTEELLVNRLRPGSAGSNTADDHISVSIEGLRQLPTRRRRRVLFRTDGAGATMEFLTWITSGGGNAANRWEYSVGHTRDDDFWKALAKVPATAWTPALDHKGQPRKDADLVEITDMLDLTGWPEGMRVIVRREPIHPKYERELKPYEKKTDYRYQAIATNTTGGQLQFLDARARSHTHVEAGIRRGKALSLNLMPSRYFKVNQAWCTLLALATDLARWFQLLATEGKLARAEPATLRTRLLDVPAKLADHARRRELKFDPAWPASTDIVDAWGAVQALPAPG, encoded by the coding sequence GTGTCGAAGCGTACAGAGTGGGCCGATGATCTGTCGCTGTCCGCAAGCGGGAAGAAGCTGGTGGGCAAGGCGGGCATCGTGCCGGTGCGGCGTCTGGCGGACAAGGTCGGGCTGACCGACGCGCTCGGGGCTGCCCTGGTGCGGCGGGGCTTCCGTCCCGTCCATGATCGGGGAACGGTCCTGGTCTCGGCGGCCTGCGCGGTCCTGCTGGGCGCGCGGTCGATGGCCGGGATCGATGTGATGCGCCAGACCTCGCTGGTCCTGGGCAGCCCGGCCTCGGCGTCCACGCTGTGGCGGACCCTGGAGGCGATCGGACCGGTCCAGCTGACGAAGATCGCCTCCGCACGGGCCCGGACCCGTATCCACGTCCACCAGCAGCTCGACCTGCGCCCGGGCGGCTTTCCCTGGATCAAGGTCAACGGGCGGGAGCTGACCGGTGTCACGGTGCTGGACCTGGACGCCTCAGTCGTCCCGGCGCATTCCGGCAAGGAGGGAGCCGAGCCCAACTTCAAGGGATATGGCCACCACCCGCTGTTGATGTTCTGCGACAACACCGAAGAACTCCTGGTCAACCGGCTGCGGCCGGGATCGGCGGGATCCAACACCGCCGATGACCACATCTCGGTGAGTATCGAGGGCCTGCGTCAGCTGCCCACCCGCCGTCGGCGCCGGGTCCTGTTCCGCACCGACGGCGCCGGAGCCACGATGGAGTTCCTCACCTGGATCACCTCCGGCGGCGGCAACGCGGCCAACCGCTGGGAGTACTCCGTCGGCCACACCCGCGACGACGACTTCTGGAAGGCCCTGGCCAAGGTCCCGGCCACCGCGTGGACGCCGGCCCTGGACCACAAGGGCCAGCCGCGCAAGGACGCCGACCTCGTCGAGATCACCGACATGCTCGACCTGACCGGCTGGCCGGAAGGGATGCGGGTGATCGTTCGCCGCGAACCCATCCACCCCAAGTACGAGCGCGAGCTCAAGCCGTACGAGAAGAAGACCGACTACCGCTACCAGGCCATCGCCACCAACACCACCGGCGGGCAACTGCAGTTCCTCGACGCCCGAGCCCGCTCCCACACCCACGTCGAGGCCGGCATCCGACGCGGCAAGGCCCTCTCCCTCAACCTGATGCCCTCCCGCTACTTCAAGGTCAACCAAGCCTGGTGCACCCTCCTCGCCCTGGCCACCGACCTCGCCCGCTGGTTCCAACTCCTGGCCACCGAAGGCAAACTCGCCCGGGCCGAGCCCGCCACTCTGCGCACCCGACTCCTGGACGTCCCCGCGAAACTCGCCGACCACGCCCGAAGACGCGAGCTGAAATTCGACCCCGCCTGGCCCGCATCCACCGACATCGTCGACGCCTGGGGCGCCGTCCAGGCCCTGCCCGCCCCCGGCTGA
- a CDS encoding transposase, whose protein sequence is MVMKVYSPEFKADAVALFSSDPDLTIAQTARDLGINAETLRNWIRADRARGGVSTTRKNVTSTTRADQATVEELKAENEVLRKELKAARKENATLATERDILRKATKFFAAEMNW, encoded by the coding sequence ATGGTGATGAAGGTCTATTCGCCCGAGTTCAAGGCTGATGCTGTGGCCTTGTTCAGCTCGGACCCCGACCTCACGATCGCGCAGACCGCGCGTGACCTGGGGATCAATGCGGAGACCCTGCGGAACTGGATCCGTGCCGACCGCGCCCGCGGCGGCGTCAGCACCACAAGGAAGAACGTGACCAGCACCACCCGGGCCGACCAGGCCACCGTCGAAGAACTGAAGGCCGAGAACGAGGTCTTACGCAAGGAGCTGAAGGCCGCGCGCAAGGAGAACGCGACCCTGGCCACCGAGCGGGACATCCTGCGCAAGGCGACGAAGTTTTTCGCCGCCGAGATGAACTGGTGA
- a CDS encoding DNA-binding protein, which translates to MSGHIETVVLDSEGLSAWVAQDRKILALFQVFYEMGSDLVVSANTIVEVSHSRVNMPRLQWALSRVKVEPVTEQAAKAAAHLLKATALHGHKYAIDATVAEAALRQPGPVAILTSDVDDMTRLCGNRVRMIGL; encoded by the coding sequence ATGAGCGGGCACATCGAGACCGTCGTCCTGGACAGTGAAGGCCTGTCGGCCTGGGTGGCCCAGGACCGGAAGATTCTGGCGTTGTTCCAGGTGTTCTACGAGATGGGCTCTGATCTCGTCGTCAGCGCCAACACCATCGTGGAGGTGAGCCACTCCCGGGTGAACATGCCCCGGTTGCAATGGGCGCTCTCCAGGGTCAAGGTGGAGCCGGTCACGGAGCAAGCGGCCAAGGCTGCGGCGCACCTGCTCAAAGCCACCGCTCTACACGGGCACAAGTACGCGATCGACGCCACCGTCGCGGAAGCGGCCCTGCGTCAGCCCGGCCCGGTTGCCATCCTCACGTCGGACGTCGATGACATGACCCGGTTGTGCGGCAACAGGGTCCGGATGATCGGGCTCTGA
- a CDS encoding type II toxin-antitoxin system CcdA family antitoxin: MADTTRITVTLPAEQVAELKKLTDNISGYVAEAVARQIRHQLLGADLRSHTDEHGAFSEEELAEARARIFGTTQASAGASAA; this comes from the coding sequence ATGGCCGACACCACGCGAATCACGGTGACGCTCCCCGCCGAGCAGGTGGCGGAGCTGAAGAAGCTCACGGACAACATCTCCGGTTATGTGGCCGAGGCGGTCGCCCGGCAGATCCGGCACCAGCTCCTCGGCGCAGACCTGCGCAGCCACACGGACGAGCACGGGGCCTTCAGCGAAGAGGAGCTGGCCGAGGCCCGAGCGAGGATCTTCGGTACGACTCAGGCCTCGGCCGGCGCTAGCGCGGCATGA
- a CDS encoding transposase family protein, with protein sequence MSWNVTTGLEADQLEALVVRVHTMLVEDPDPPVVPGRMWALGLYKSVVLVLFLLRQNPVQQAAAELFHISQATVSRRWTTLLPVVETALAEHVPDPADASHGRIVLADGTLVTTWDWASEGTTMFSGKHRDTGFNLQVAATLSGDLLAVSAPVPGSRHDMYAWRQSHFPKAFADRESMGDLGYAGSGMLTARRKPPGQERPVKDKVFNQSIGKLRAAVERTIAHLKDWKVLATRYRGPLTRFPLVAKTVTALAFYKNGWCPRE encoded by the coding sequence TTGAGCTGGAACGTTACGACAGGGCTGGAAGCGGATCAACTGGAGGCCTTGGTGGTCCGGGTCCACACGATGCTGGTGGAGGACCCCGATCCGCCCGTGGTGCCGGGACGGATGTGGGCGCTGGGCCTGTACAAGTCCGTGGTCCTGGTGTTGTTCCTGCTGCGGCAGAACCCCGTCCAGCAAGCGGCGGCGGAACTGTTCCACATCTCCCAGGCCACCGTCTCGCGCCGGTGGACCACGCTGCTCCCGGTGGTGGAGACGGCCCTGGCCGAGCATGTGCCCGACCCCGCCGACGCCTCACACGGCAGGATCGTCCTGGCCGACGGGACCCTGGTCACCACGTGGGACTGGGCGAGCGAGGGCACCACGATGTTCTCCGGCAAGCATCGTGACACAGGCTTCAACCTGCAGGTCGCCGCCACTCTCAGCGGGGACCTGCTCGCCGTCTCCGCGCCGGTACCCGGCAGTCGGCACGACATGTACGCCTGGCGCCAGTCCCACTTCCCCAAAGCCTTCGCCGACCGGGAGAGCATGGGGGATCTGGGCTATGCCGGCTCCGGCATGCTCACCGCCCGCCGCAAACCACCCGGTCAGGAACGCCCCGTCAAAGACAAGGTGTTCAACCAGAGCATCGGCAAGCTCCGCGCCGCCGTCGAACGAACGATCGCACATCTGAAGGACTGGAAGGTCCTCGCCACTCGCTATCGCGGCCCTCTCACCCGGTTCCCCCTCGTCGCCAAGACCGTCACCGCCCTCGCCTTCTACAAGAACGGCTGGTGCCCCCGTGAATAA
- a CDS encoding IS66 family transposase: protein MSDAAVPPSYEELAVLVVQLREELAAARERIVVLEGQVVDLTARLGKNSANSSRPPSSDGLAKPAPKSLRGKSGRGPGRPKGQKGITLRQVADPDHRVEHRPHGPCAGCGADLAGAVVAGIERRQVFDLPERIGLEVTEHQVLTCRCACGRSEKASGPEGVRAPVQYGPGLAAAGVYLMHGQFLSKDRTATALADLFDASVAPGTVASWVRTCASRLDAFGRLVAGKVAGAAVAFFDETGFRTAGCLHWLHSASSGQFVHLSVHRRRGREGIDAAGILPGFTGIAMHDAWAPYDSYPQAEHALCSAHVLRELVAVTERGSEKARCAAYRAIDAVLALKKAAEEARADGLDAIAVSVKDGELGALAQAVADGLKATATRSSKTEAKYHALFRRLTKRWNDYLRWVHDLTLPFDNNPAEQTIRMAKLRIKVSGCLRTLHGAQDFAAIRTYLATATRHEQPMLDVLIQAMRGSPWMPALG, encoded by the coding sequence GTGTCTGATGCTGCTGTGCCGCCTTCTTATGAGGAACTCGCTGTTCTGGTGGTGCAGTTGCGTGAGGAACTCGCCGCGGCGCGGGAACGGATCGTGGTACTGGAGGGTCAGGTCGTGGACCTGACGGCCCGGCTGGGGAAGAACTCGGCGAACTCTTCCAGGCCGCCGTCTTCGGACGGACTGGCGAAACCGGCTCCGAAGTCTCTGCGTGGGAAGTCCGGGCGGGGGCCGGGCCGCCCGAAAGGCCAGAAGGGCATCACGCTGCGGCAGGTCGCGGACCCCGACCACCGGGTCGAGCACCGGCCCCACGGCCCTTGCGCCGGCTGCGGTGCGGACCTGGCCGGGGCCGTCGTGGCCGGTATCGAGCGGCGTCAGGTCTTCGACCTGCCCGAACGTATCGGCCTGGAGGTCACCGAGCATCAGGTCCTGACCTGCCGGTGCGCGTGCGGGCGGAGCGAGAAGGCCTCCGGTCCCGAGGGCGTGCGGGCCCCGGTGCAGTACGGTCCTGGTCTCGCGGCCGCCGGCGTCTACCTGATGCACGGCCAGTTCCTGTCCAAGGACCGCACCGCCACCGCCCTGGCAGACCTCTTCGACGCGTCCGTCGCGCCGGGCACGGTGGCCTCGTGGGTACGCACTTGCGCGAGCCGGCTGGATGCCTTCGGCCGTCTCGTGGCCGGGAAGGTCGCCGGCGCGGCGGTGGCGTTCTTCGACGAGACGGGGTTCCGCACCGCCGGGTGCCTGCACTGGCTGCACTCCGCCTCCAGCGGCCAGTTCGTACACCTGTCGGTGCACCGCCGCCGCGGTCGCGAAGGCATCGACGCGGCCGGGATACTGCCCGGCTTCACCGGCATCGCCATGCACGACGCCTGGGCGCCCTACGACTCCTACCCGCAGGCCGAACACGCCTTGTGCTCGGCACACGTACTACGCGAACTGGTCGCGGTCACCGAGCGGGGCAGCGAGAAGGCCCGGTGCGCGGCCTACCGCGCCATCGACGCCGTGCTGGCCCTGAAGAAGGCCGCGGAAGAGGCCCGAGCGGACGGGCTCGACGCGATCGCCGTGTCCGTGAAGGACGGTGAGCTTGGGGCGCTGGCCCAGGCGGTGGCCGACGGGCTGAAGGCGACCGCCACCCGCAGCTCGAAGACCGAGGCGAAGTACCACGCCCTGTTCAGACGGCTGACGAAGCGCTGGAACGACTACCTGCGCTGGGTCCACGACCTCACACTGCCGTTCGACAACAACCCAGCCGAACAGACGATCAGGATGGCCAAGCTGCGGATCAAGGTCTCCGGCTGCCTGCGCACGCTGCACGGCGCGCAGGACTTCGCCGCGATCCGCACCTACCTGGCCACCGCCACCCGACACGAGCAGCCCATGCTCGACGTCCTCATCCAGGCCATGCGCGGCAGCCCCTGGATGCCCGCCCTCGGCTGA